A single Bacillus sp. HMF5848 DNA region contains:
- a CDS encoding peptidyl-prolyl cis-trans isomerase — translation MDTLLTIEGNVAFKITLDPGVWVFDDDKKPLESFFEDKNDNNVLTEEKSTPVSRQWQREIQEGSVYPQTFRSETQYKKQQLLEGSLAIEFHRFLRNAEPTSTAKQVHIVTTTETHTVSLRNAFNLIIAFSKNGSPLKEDGPIHVYFHDGSNKEAPITDVRKFIVE, via the coding sequence GTGGATACTTTATTAACCATTGAAGGAAATGTTGCATTTAAGATAACTCTTGACCCAGGTGTTTGGGTGTTCGATGATGACAAAAAGCCTTTAGAATCGTTTTTTGAAGACAAAAATGATAACAACGTCCTAACAGAAGAAAAAAGCACTCCTGTTTCACGACAGTGGCAAAGGGAGATCCAAGAGGGAAGTGTATACCCGCAAACGTTTCGATCTGAAACTCAATACAAAAAGCAACAATTACTCGAAGGTTCATTAGCAATAGAATTCCATCGATTTCTCAGGAATGCTGAACCAACTTCAACGGCAAAACAAGTGCATATAGTTACCACAACTGAAACACATACTGTATCGCTTAGAAATGCATTTAATTTAATTATAGCTTTTTCCAAAAACGGTTCCCCTCTTAAAGAAGATGGACCTATTCACGTATATTTTCATGATGGATCTAATAAAGAAGCTCCTATTACCGATGTTAGAAAATTTATTGTTGAATAG
- a CDS encoding YhcN/YlaJ family sporulation lipoprotein, with the protein MNRLSILVTVIFLIMLSACANAEKESAFEENPNAKTIHVKNSITNKEETYSGQDIAKHLVELATSVPTVKDATAVVVGNYAVVGIDVDADLDRSRVSTIKYTVAEALKKDPHGSNAVIVADPDVTERLREMGKEIESGQPIVGILDELAAIVGRVVPELPSEVLDNDNVTPTEENEQQLNSNEQQKLDNEQKDQATPNQKP; encoded by the coding sequence TTGAATCGATTATCTATATTGGTAACAGTCATCTTCTTAATTATGTTGTCAGCCTGTGCAAACGCTGAAAAAGAAAGTGCGTTTGAAGAAAACCCGAATGCGAAAACCATTCATGTAAAAAATTCAATTACTAATAAAGAAGAAACATACTCTGGTCAAGATATTGCAAAGCATTTAGTGGAACTTGCAACAAGCGTCCCTACGGTGAAGGATGCTACAGCTGTAGTGGTAGGTAACTATGCTGTAGTAGGGATTGATGTAGATGCAGATTTAGATAGGTCTCGCGTAAGTACTATTAAATATACTGTTGCAGAGGCATTAAAAAAGGACCCTCATGGCTCTAATGCTGTGATTGTAGCTGACCCCGATGTTACGGAAAGACTTCGTGAAATGGGAAAAGAAATTGAAAGCGGACAACCCATTGTAGGCATATTAGATGAATTAGCAGCGATAGTAGGTCGTGTAGTTCCAGAGCTTCCTAGCGAGGTGCTTGATAATGATAATGTAACACCAACAGAAGAAAACGAACAACAGTTAAATAGCAATGAGCAACAAAAACTTGACAATGAACAAAAAGATCAAGCAACACCTAATCAAAAACCTTAG
- a CDS encoding nitronate monooxygenase family protein: protein MRWRTKVTDLLGIEFPIIQGGLAYLAYAELAGAVSNAGGLGQITAMSLESPEKLRQEIKKVRLLTSKPFGVNFAIGQQDRRFDHMLDVAIEEQVPVISVTGGNPAPLLQRLEHTSIKKLVLVAAKRQAQKAEQLGADAVMVVGQEGGGHLGRDDVGTMVLVPQVVDAVQIPVIASGGIGDGRGLVAAIALGAEGIEMGTRFIATKECLHAHELYKKALITSNETDTVVIKRSLGAPARALRNNFTEKILELEQSQPSYEELRQYISGEANKRYIYDGAQHEGFAWAGQATGLIHDVPTVDLLFKRMIVQAEEIRTKWAK from the coding sequence ATGAGATGGCGAACGAAAGTGACAGATTTGCTAGGAATAGAGTTTCCGATCATTCAAGGTGGGTTAGCCTATCTAGCGTACGCTGAATTGGCTGGTGCTGTATCGAATGCTGGGGGACTAGGCCAAATAACTGCTATGTCTTTAGAGAGTCCTGAAAAGCTCCGTCAAGAAATAAAAAAAGTAAGATTATTGACAAGTAAACCGTTCGGTGTTAATTTTGCAATTGGTCAACAGGATAGACGATTTGATCATATGCTTGATGTCGCAATCGAGGAGCAAGTACCTGTAATTTCTGTCACAGGAGGGAATCCAGCTCCTTTGTTACAACGATTAGAGCATACTTCAATTAAAAAACTAGTGTTAGTAGCAGCAAAGCGCCAAGCACAGAAAGCAGAACAATTAGGTGCGGATGCAGTTATGGTTGTCGGTCAAGAAGGTGGAGGGCACTTAGGACGTGATGATGTGGGCACTATGGTTTTAGTTCCTCAGGTTGTCGACGCAGTTCAAATACCTGTCATTGCATCGGGCGGGATTGGAGATGGCAGAGGGTTGGTGGCAGCTATTGCTTTAGGAGCAGAAGGGATAGAGATGGGCACGCGTTTCATTGCTACAAAGGAATGCTTACACGCTCACGAGTTATATAAGAAAGCCTTGATAACTAGTAATGAAACAGATACTGTAGTTATAAAACGTAGTCTTGGTGCTCCAGCTCGTGCGCTTCGAAATAATTTCACGGAAAAAATACTAGAACTTGAACAATCACAACCAAGCTATGAGGAATTAAGACAGTATATCAGTGGTGAAGCAAACAAACGCTATATATATGATGGAGCCCAACATGAGGGGTTTGCTTGGGCTGGTCAGGCTACAGGGTTGATTCATGATGTTCCAACAGTTGATCTCCTTTTCAAAAGGATGATAGTACAAGCAGAAGAGATACGAACTAAATGGGCAAAATAA
- a CDS encoding aminotransferase class I/II-fold pyridoxal phosphate-dependent enzyme, with protein MSQFETPLFTGLVEHAKRNPIQFHIPGHKKGAGMDQQFRQFIGDNALSIDLINIGPLDDLHSPKGMIKEAQELAAEAFGADYTFFSVQGTSGAIMTMVMAVCRPGDKIIVPRNVHKSVMTAIVFSGAIPVFIHPEIDKELGISHGITTDAVSKALAQHPDAKAVLVINPTYFGIAGDLTTIVEIAHSYNVPVLVDEAHGVHIHFHEGLPPSAMQAGADMAATSVHKLGGSMTQSSILNVKEGLVSANRVQSILSMLTTTSTSYLLLASLDVARKRLATEGHELAEKAIQLANKTREKINKIPHLHCIGREILGTKATHDLDPTKLIVSIKELGITGYEVEKWLRNKYNIEVELSDLYNILCLITPGDTEKETELLVQALEELATQYRHQADKGVTPDVLLPDIPVLAVTPRDAFYAETEVVPYEDSAGRIIAEFIMVYPPGIPIFIPGEIITEENLKYIETNLEVGLPVQGPEDPELKTLRVLKEFKAIR; from the coding sequence TTGTCACAATTTGAAACTCCCTTATTTACGGGATTAGTTGAACACGCTAAGCGTAATCCAATACAATTTCATATTCCTGGACATAAAAAAGGTGCTGGAATGGATCAGCAATTTCGGCAATTTATCGGTGATAATGCACTATCCATCGACTTAATCAACATAGGCCCACTTGATGATTTGCATTCACCTAAAGGCATGATTAAAGAAGCACAAGAGCTTGCAGCAGAAGCCTTCGGCGCAGATTATACATTCTTTTCTGTCCAAGGTACAAGTGGAGCTATTATGACAATGGTGATGGCTGTATGTCGGCCGGGAGATAAAATTATAGTTCCTCGTAACGTTCATAAATCTGTTATGACAGCTATAGTCTTCTCAGGAGCCATACCCGTTTTCATTCACCCTGAGATAGATAAAGAATTAGGAATCTCCCATGGCATTACAACTGATGCTGTTTCAAAAGCACTTGCACAACATCCTGATGCTAAAGCAGTTTTAGTAATTAATCCTACTTACTTTGGTATTGCGGGAGATTTAACCACGATTGTTGAAATAGCACATTCATATAACGTACCAGTACTTGTTGATGAGGCACATGGTGTACATATACACTTTCACGAAGGGTTACCCCCTTCAGCTATGCAAGCAGGTGCTGATATGGCTGCAACAAGCGTTCATAAGCTTGGTGGCTCAATGACGCAAAGCTCAATCTTAAATGTTAAAGAAGGACTAGTTTCTGCTAACAGAGTGCAATCAATTTTGAGTATGTTAACAACAACATCCACTTCATACTTGTTACTTGCTTCACTAGACGTTGCTCGTAAACGTCTAGCAACTGAAGGACATGAACTAGCTGAAAAAGCAATACAGCTTGCAAACAAAACGAGAGAGAAAATTAATAAAATCCCTCACTTACATTGTATCGGCAGGGAAATTTTGGGCACAAAAGCAACACATGACCTTGACCCAACAAAACTTATCGTTTCAATAAAAGAGTTAGGGATTACAGGATATGAGGTTGAGAAGTGGTTAAGAAATAAATATAATATTGAAGTTGAGCTTTCAGATTTATACAACATCCTTTGCCTTATAACACCAGGGGATACTGAAAAGGAAACAGAGCTTCTTGTACAAGCTTTAGAAGAGCTTGCAACCCAATACCGTCATCAGGCTGATAAAGGCGTCACTCCTGACGTACTGTTACCTGATATACCAGTTTTGGCTGTAACACCTCGAGATGCTTTTTACGCTGAAACAGAAGTTGTTCCTTATGAGGACTCAGCTGGTCGAATTATTGCAGAATTTATAATGGTATATCCACCGGGTATCCCTATTTTTATCCCGGGTGAAATTATTACTGAAGAAAATCTAAAGTATATTGAAACAAATTTAGAGGTCGGACTTCCTGTTCAAGGACCTGAAGATCCAGAATTAAAAACACTACGAGTACTAAAAGAATTTAAAGCAATAAGATAA
- a CDS encoding YlaN family protein, translating into MTSEIVTSHRERAYALLKADADKILKLIKVQMDNLTMPQCPLYEEVLDTQMFGLSREIDFAVRLGLIEERDGKELLDALERELSILHEASTRKF; encoded by the coding sequence TTGACGTCTGAGATTGTGACGAGCCATCGTGAAAGAGCCTATGCGCTTTTAAAGGCAGATGCCGATAAAATCTTAAAACTTATTAAAGTTCAAATGGACAATCTAACTATGCCACAATGTCCTCTATATGAGGAAGTGTTAGACACTCAAATGTTTGGTTTATCAAGAGAAATTGATTTCGCCGTTCGTCTCGGACTAATAGAAGAGCGTGATGGAAAAGAATTACTTGATGCGCTTGAACGGGAATTATCAATTTTACATGAAGCATCAACGAGAAAGTTTTAA
- the typA gene encoding translational GTPase TypA, producing MNTRNDIRNIAIIAHVDHGKTTLVDKLLHQSGTFRSNELVEERAMDRNDLERERGITILAKNTAINYKDTRINIMDTPGHADFGGEVERIMKMVDGVLLVVDAYEGCMPQTRFVLKKALEQNLRPIVVVNKIDRDFARPEEVVDEVLDLFIELDAHDEQLDFPVVYASALKGTASTDPHQQDEDMTALFEAVIEHVPAPLDNADEPLQFQVALLDYNDYVGRIGIGRVFRGTMKVGQSVALMKLDGSAKNFRVTKIFGFVGLKRVEIQEAHAGDIVAVSGMEDINVGETVCPVDAMDPLPVLRIDEPTLQMTFLVNNSPFAGREGKYVTARKIEERLRAQLETDVSLRVENTDSPDAWVVSGRGELHLSILIENMRREGYELQVSKPEVIIKEVDGVTSEPVERCQIDIPEEYMGSVIESLGVRKGEMLDMINNGNGQVRLVFNVPARGLIGYTTEFLTLTRGYGILNHTFDSYQPVQPGQVGGRRQGVLVSMENGKSSTYGIMQIEDRGVIFIEPGREVYEGMIVGEHSRENDLDVNVCKVKHATNVRSATKDQTVSMKKPRIMSLEQSLEYLNDDEYCEITPESIRLRKKALDKSERERLARKKKYADQK from the coding sequence TTGAATACACGAAATGATATTAGAAACATTGCAATAATTGCCCACGTAGACCATGGGAAAACAACATTGGTTGATAAGTTGCTTCACCAATCAGGTACGTTCCGTTCTAATGAACTAGTAGAAGAACGTGCAATGGACCGTAATGACCTTGAACGCGAACGTGGTATTACAATATTAGCCAAAAATACCGCGATAAATTATAAAGATACAAGAATTAATATTATGGACACACCTGGTCATGCTGATTTTGGTGGCGAGGTTGAACGTATTATGAAGATGGTTGACGGTGTATTGCTAGTTGTCGACGCTTATGAAGGCTGTATGCCACAAACAAGATTTGTGTTAAAGAAGGCGCTTGAACAAAATTTGCGACCAATTGTTGTTGTAAACAAAATTGACCGTGATTTTGCGAGACCTGAGGAAGTAGTTGACGAAGTTCTAGATTTATTTATAGAATTGGACGCTCATGATGAACAATTAGACTTTCCTGTTGTTTACGCATCAGCATTAAAGGGCACAGCCAGTACCGATCCTCATCAGCAAGATGAAGACATGACTGCATTGTTTGAGGCAGTTATCGAGCATGTGCCGGCACCTCTTGACAATGCGGATGAACCGTTACAATTCCAAGTAGCATTACTTGATTATAATGATTATGTGGGGCGTATCGGTATTGGTCGCGTATTCAGAGGAACGATGAAGGTGGGACAATCAGTTGCTTTAATGAAGCTAGATGGTTCAGCAAAAAACTTCCGGGTCACAAAGATTTTTGGATTTGTAGGCTTAAAACGTGTTGAAATCCAAGAAGCACATGCTGGAGATATTGTTGCCGTTTCTGGGATGGAAGACATTAACGTAGGAGAAACAGTTTGTCCAGTTGATGCAATGGATCCACTACCTGTTTTACGAATAGACGAGCCTACTTTACAAATGACTTTTCTTGTAAATAATAGTCCGTTTGCAGGTAGAGAAGGTAAATATGTCACAGCTCGAAAGATTGAAGAACGTTTACGTGCTCAATTAGAAACAGATGTAAGCTTACGTGTTGAGAACACCGATTCTCCAGATGCTTGGGTTGTTTCTGGTCGTGGTGAGTTACATTTATCTATTCTAATTGAAAATATGCGACGTGAAGGCTATGAGTTACAAGTATCAAAGCCAGAGGTAATTATAAAAGAAGTTGATGGAGTAACGTCTGAACCAGTAGAACGCTGTCAAATTGATATACCTGAAGAGTATATGGGTTCTGTCATAGAGTCATTAGGTGTGCGAAAAGGCGAAATGCTTGATATGATTAACAATGGGAACGGTCAAGTACGTCTTGTATTTAACGTACCTGCACGTGGGCTTATCGGATACACGACAGAATTTTTAACTTTAACTAGAGGGTATGGTATATTAAATCATACATTTGACAGTTATCAACCAGTCCAACCAGGCCAAGTTGGTGGTCGTCGTCAAGGCGTGCTAGTTTCAATGGAAAACGGTAAGTCAAGTACGTATGGTATTATGCAGATTGAAGACCGTGGTGTAATTTTCATTGAGCCTGGTAGAGAAGTGTACGAAGGTATGATTGTTGGAGAGCACAGCCGTGAAAATGACCTTGATGTAAATGTTTGTAAGGTTAAGCATGCTACAAATGTACGTTCAGCAACAAAAGACCAAACAGTAAGTATGAAAAAGCCTCGAATTATGTCGTTAGAGCAATCTTTAGAATATTTGAATGACGATGAGTATTGTGAGATTACACCAGAATCGATTCGTCTTCGTAAAAAAGCACTTGATAAATCAGAGCGTGAAAGACTTGCGAGAAAGAAAAAGTACGCAGATCAAAAGTAG
- a CDS encoding YlaI family protein, translating to MRVKCVICDQIEQLDDHILAAKKLRNRPIHTYMCQPCHERIAKKTKERLETGQFRLYKGDEKKDDW from the coding sequence ATGCGAGTAAAATGTGTTATATGTGACCAAATTGAACAATTAGACGATCATATTCTAGCTGCAAAAAAACTCAGAAACAGGCCTATTCATACGTATATGTGCCAACCATGTCATGAGCGAATTGCAAAAAAGACAAAAGAAAGGCTGGAAACCGGCCAATTTCGTTTATATAAGGGGGATGAAAAAAAAGATGACTGGTAA
- a CDS encoding DUF3055 domain-containing protein yields MNLIEKLYDEHENVKARFVGITTNDVRYDFGIVYTNMFFGKPLVICMQTGRSTLLDPNDIEDLDYLQKVFRIETTEEASDLADFFLENLPAISLEAQYE; encoded by the coding sequence ATGAATCTGATTGAAAAACTCTATGATGAGCACGAAAACGTGAAGGCTCGTTTTGTCGGCATAACTACGAATGATGTTCGCTATGACTTTGGCATCGTTTATACAAATATGTTTTTTGGGAAACCATTAGTAATTTGTATGCAAACAGGGCGTTCAACACTATTAGACCCAAATGATATTGAAGACCTTGATTATTTACAAAAAGTTTTCCGCATTGAAACCACAGAAGAAGCAAGTGACCTCGCCGACTTTTTCCTTGAAAATTTACCAGCCATCTCACTAGAAGCACAATACGAATAA
- a CDS encoding DUF1054 domain-containing protein, with protein MSFSGFSKEDFDTFNIEGLDTRMTAIQERIQPKFKAIGSELVDDMAMITGQEMYVHIAKHARRTVNPPKDTWMAFCHDKRGYKKHPHFQIGVFDDHVFIWHALIYELPRKQEIATNYLNESSKLFAQLPTNYKISVDHTKKEALSIGDLTENNWEQLLVRLRDVKKAELLIGKHFQHNDPILHDGQAFLANVRETFQSLLPFYRKAF; from the coding sequence TTGAGTTTTTCAGGATTCAGTAAGGAAGATTTTGATACATTTAATATTGAAGGCCTTGATACACGTATGACTGCCATTCAAGAACGTATTCAACCAAAATTTAAAGCAATCGGGTCAGAACTCGTTGATGACATGGCTATGATAACTGGTCAAGAAATGTATGTACATATTGCTAAACACGCTAGAAGAACAGTTAATCCACCAAAAGATACATGGATGGCGTTTTGCCACGACAAAAGAGGTTATAAAAAACACCCTCACTTCCAAATTGGTGTATTTGATGATCACGTTTTTATTTGGCATGCATTAATATATGAGTTACCTAGAAAACAAGAAATTGCTACCAATTATTTAAATGAAAGTTCAAAGCTGTTCGCACAATTACCTACTAATTACAAAATTTCTGTAGACCATACAAAAAAAGAGGCTCTCTCTATAGGTGATTTAACAGAAAATAACTGGGAACAGTTACTCGTTCGCCTTCGCGATGTTAAAAAAGCTGAATTATTGATAGGAAAACATTTTCAGCATAATGATCCGATTTTGCATGATGGACAGGCATTTCTTGCAAATGTTAGAGAAACTTTTCAATCTTTATTACCCTTTTATCGAAAAGCTTTCTAA
- a CDS encoding inositol monophosphatase family protein produces MAQQWDHIDTTAREWIYEASERIRASFANKLTITSKSNKDDLVTNIDQETEKFFIHNISTTFPNHKVLGEEGFGDSLSTLDGTVWIIDPIDGTMNFVHQQRNFMISIGVYHNGVGMLGYIYDVIHNELFSAQKGKGAFLNDQKLKLLCDVNLSESIIGMNATWVMSRQDGRKNMLAELANDVRGTRSYGSAALEIAYIAAGWLDGYITKRLSPWDYAAGLVLLQEVGGMATNMNGDPLSLLHQDSFFAANNCLHEKILNDYLKKQEVEES; encoded by the coding sequence TTGGCGCAACAATGGGATCATATTGATACAACAGCGAGAGAATGGATATATGAAGCTAGTGAGCGGATTCGCGCCTCATTTGCTAATAAATTAACGATAACAAGTAAATCTAACAAAGATGATTTAGTTACAAATATTGACCAAGAAACAGAGAAATTTTTCATACATAACATTTCTACTACATTTCCCAACCACAAGGTTTTGGGGGAAGAGGGGTTTGGTGATTCGCTTTCAACTTTAGATGGAACAGTTTGGATTATTGATCCGATAGATGGGACTATGAATTTTGTTCACCAACAAAGGAATTTCATGATATCGATTGGAGTTTATCATAATGGTGTGGGGATGTTAGGTTATATATATGATGTGATACATAACGAATTATTTTCAGCTCAAAAAGGCAAGGGAGCGTTTCTAAACGACCAAAAGCTCAAACTCTTGTGTGACGTAAATTTGTCAGAGTCTATTATTGGCATGAATGCGACTTGGGTAATGAGTAGACAAGACGGAAGGAAAAATATGTTAGCTGAATTAGCGAATGATGTACGTGGAACTCGCTCATACGGATCAGCAGCATTGGAGATAGCTTATATTGCCGCGGGGTGGCTAGATGGATATATTACAAAGCGTTTGTCACCGTGGGACTATGCAGCAGGTCTAGTTTTATTACAAGAAGTAGGTGGAATGGCTACAAACATGAATGGGGATCCTTTGTCTCTGTTGCATCAGGATTCGTTTTTTGCAGCCAATAATTGCTTACATGAAAAGATATTAAATGATTACTTGAAAAAGCAGGAAGTTGAAGAATCATGA
- a CDS encoding YlaH-like family protein — MVIAERLSFFAALFRVDENPELGMWLLYITIFILSVVVYKLGFAQKLSVFKSIIIYVFLALGCTILTFLGAFLPVAEGLLVAAGILVAYKVRLRKFKQEQASKR, encoded by the coding sequence ATTGTGATTGCGGAAAGGCTATCATTTTTTGCAGCGTTGTTCAGAGTTGATGAGAACCCTGAGTTAGGAATGTGGCTACTTTACATAACTATTTTTATATTGTCTGTTGTCGTTTATAAGTTAGGTTTCGCTCAAAAACTATCGGTCTTTAAATCAATTATTATTTACGTATTCTTAGCGCTAGGTTGTACAATCTTAACATTTTTAGGAGCTTTTCTTCCTGTAGCTGAAGGGCTACTTGTTGCTGCGGGAATTTTAGTAGCATATAAGGTAAGGTTACGTAAATTTAAACAAGAGCAAGCTAGCAAGCGTTAA
- a CDS encoding DUF5325 family protein has translation MQLLNITMLIFAIAGVIAMSLVGIFIAEGHALGIIGSLLAVIIIMGAGFMTKKKLQRAGKL, from the coding sequence TTGCAACTACTAAACATAACTATGTTGATTTTCGCTATTGCCGGTGTTATCGCAATGTCATTAGTGGGAATCTTCATTGCTGAGGGACATGCTTTAGGGATAATAGGTTCCTTACTCGCCGTAATAATTATTATGGGCGCAGGATTTATGACAAAGAAAAAATTACAACGTGCCGGTAAATTATAG
- a CDS encoding pyridoxamine 5'-phosphate oxidase family protein, which produces MANEVENHLIAPLFEAMQQERFVTIATIDHESKCPNVSAISWIFARDPRCLVFAVDNRSRIFQNIIYDNKVVVSIISNESCYSISGKVSLLVEEMKETPLPLAKLEIHIDEVRDVMFYGSKIIGEPNYDKTYDAEAAVTLDKQVMTALRKK; this is translated from the coding sequence TTGGCAAATGAAGTTGAGAATCATTTGATAGCACCATTATTTGAAGCTATGCAACAAGAAAGGTTTGTTACTATTGCGACAATTGATCATGAGTCAAAATGTCCCAATGTCAGCGCTATATCATGGATATTCGCACGTGACCCTCGGTGCCTAGTTTTTGCAGTTGATAATCGGTCGCGAATTTTTCAAAATATTATTTACGACAACAAAGTAGTTGTATCAATAATTTCTAACGAATCTTGTTATTCTATTTCAGGAAAAGTATCTTTGTTAGTGGAAGAGATGAAGGAAACACCTTTACCTTTAGCGAAGTTAGAAATTCATATTGATGAAGTGCGAGATGTTATGTTCTATGGCTCTAAGATTATTGGTGAACCGAATTATGACAAAACATATGACGCGGAAGCGGCTGTAACTCTTGATAAGCAGGTTATGACAGCTCTTAGAAAAAAATAA
- a CDS encoding UPF0223 family protein, whose protein sequence is MDYTYPILADWTTEEIVDVISFFEAIEKANETGTKREELMDKYRRFKEIVPSKAEEKQICSEFEEQSGYSTYRTMQLAKSSDVGSTIKL, encoded by the coding sequence TTGGATTATACATATCCAATATTAGCAGATTGGACAACAGAAGAGATTGTTGATGTTATTTCTTTCTTTGAAGCGATCGAAAAGGCAAATGAAACAGGTACTAAAAGAGAAGAATTAATGGATAAATATCGTCGTTTTAAGGAAATCGTACCTAGTAAAGCTGAAGAAAAACAGATTTGCAGTGAATTTGAAGAACAGAGCGGTTATTCTACGTATCGAACAATGCAGCTTGCTAAAAGCAGTGATGTAGGAAGTACGATAAAATTATAA
- a CDS encoding PhoH family protein, with protein sequence MSKIYILDTNVLLQDPYSIFSFEENEVVIPAVVLEEVDSKKRYMDEIGRNARQVSKIIDGLRVSGRLHEKITLENGGSLRIELNHRAFHELQDIFIEKTNDNRILAVAKNLHNEEHEKAKENQKRVIIVSKDALVRVKADAIGIEAEDFLSDRVVEVDHLYDGFIDFYIQKDVLSSFYEKGEISLSELANHPFYPNQFIVMKDALGGSASAIGVVSSCGKKVKRLIFNQDHIWGIRPRNVQQTMAFELLLRDDIPLVTMIGKAGTGKTLLALAAGLMLSEDTRRYKKLLVARPIVPVGKDIGYLPGEKEEKLRPWMQPIYDNLEFLFNTKKPGELDAILAGMGSIEVEALTYIRGRSIPEQYIIIDEAQNLTKHEVKTILTRVGEKSKIVLMGDPEQIDHPYLDEYNNGLSYVVEKFKDEKIAGHVRLVKGERSGLAQLAATIL encoded by the coding sequence TTGAGCAAAATTTATATTTTAGACACGAATGTTTTACTACAAGACCCATATTCCATATTCTCATTTGAAGAAAACGAGGTTGTCATTCCAGCGGTTGTATTAGAAGAGGTTGATTCGAAAAAACGTTATATGGATGAAATAGGGAGAAATGCTAGGCAAGTGTCAAAAATAATTGACGGACTCAGGGTAAGCGGTCGTCTACACGAAAAAATCACGTTAGAAAATGGTGGTAGTCTTCGGATTGAACTCAATCACCGAGCATTTCACGAATTACAAGATATTTTTATCGAAAAGACGAATGATAATCGAATTTTGGCTGTAGCTAAGAATCTGCATAATGAAGAGCACGAAAAGGCTAAAGAAAATCAAAAAAGAGTCATTATAGTAAGTAAAGATGCACTAGTAAGAGTAAAGGCAGACGCGATAGGTATAGAGGCAGAAGACTTTCTAAGTGATAGAGTGGTGGAGGTAGATCATCTGTATGATGGGTTTATTGATTTTTACATACAAAAGGATGTCCTATCTAGTTTTTACGAAAAGGGAGAAATTTCCTTATCGGAATTAGCGAATCATCCGTTCTATCCTAATCAATTTATTGTTATGAAGGATGCTTTAGGTGGGTCTGCTTCTGCTATTGGAGTGGTATCTAGCTGCGGGAAAAAGGTGAAAAGATTAATATTTAATCAAGACCATATTTGGGGGATTCGCCCTCGTAATGTGCAGCAAACGATGGCATTTGAATTATTACTTAGGGATGACATTCCGTTAGTTACGATGATTGGGAAGGCTGGAACAGGTAAAACATTATTAGCATTAGCAGCGGGGCTTATGCTTAGTGAAGATACAAGGCGCTATAAAAAGCTATTGGTTGCTCGACCGATTGTACCTGTTGGGAAGGACATAGGATACCTACCAGGAGAAAAGGAAGAAAAGCTACGACCATGGATGCAACCAATATACGATAATTTAGAGTTTTTATTTAATACTAAGAAACCCGGGGAGTTAGATGCCATTTTAGCTGGCATGGGATCTATTGAGGTTGAAGCCTTAACATATATTAGAGGGAGAAGTATACCTGAACAGTATATTATTATTGACGAAGCACAAAATTTAACGAAACATGAAGTGAAAACAATACTAACTCGAGTCGGTGAGAAAAGTAAGATTGTTTTAATGGGCGATCCAGAGCAAATAGACCATCCTTATTTAGACGAGTACAACAATGGCTTATCATATGTTGTAGAGAAGTTTAAGGATGAAAAAATTGCTGGGCATGTACGGCTTGTTAAAGGAGAAAGATCTGGTTTAGCGCAGTTAGCTGCAACGATACTATAA